Below is a genomic region from Granulicella sibirica.
CGGAGCTTTCCAGCCGCCTCGCCGACGGCGTCGAGCCGTGCGCCGATCTCGGCGAGGCCGCTCGCCGGCCGCAGCAGCGTAGCACGCAGAAGCCGTTTGCCCATCGGCGTGCAGCAGGCATCGAGCGTGTAGAAAAGGGTCGTCTGGGCGGTCTCGCCGGAGAAGAGCGGCTCGACGAGTTCGAGATTGCGCACGCTAACCGCGTCGAGTTCCAGGCAGGAAGACCGCTCGTAGAAGCGCACGCCGTCGATGTGCTCGAGCGCGCCCTGCTTGGTGGCGCGGAGGTAGTGCAGCATGGCTCCGGCAGCAACGGCGGCGGTCTCGTGCCCGGCGAGCCCGACGCCATCGAGCGAGTGCAGCTTGAATTGGTTCTGCAGCAGGGGAAGGGCGTAGTCGTTGGTGAACACCCAGTCGTCGAGCGCGGTCTTGGTGCGGATCGCTTCCAGGCTGCCGGAGCCCTCGTCCTCTTTCGGTTTCGCGGCACCATCGCGGAATGCGGGAAGAATGCCGGTCGGTCCAGCGCCCGCCATGCCAAGCCCGCCGCTGGCATAGAGAAGCTCAAGGGGCTTCACCCGTCCAAGCTCATCGACGGTCGCGGCCCAGGCACCCGGTCCTGTGAACTCGGTAGCCCGGAACTCGCCCGTGGAAAGATCCATCAGCGCCAGTCCAGCAGTCGCGCCCGCTCCCGTACCCCGCAGCGCAAGGCTCGCCAGCCAGCAGCTCTCCGACGCCGCAATTCCCGGGTCGACCGCCGTCCCGGGAGTGAACACCCGGGTGACCTCGCGCCGGACGAGGGTCTTCGTCAGCTTGGGATCCTCAATCTGCTCGCACAGCGCTACCTTGTAGCCCATCCGCAGCAGCTTCTGGATGTATCCCTCGGCCGCGTGGTAAGGGACGCCGCACATCGGCTGCTTCTTCTCCCGGTCACGCGCCGTCAGCGTAAGCTGCAACAGCCGCGCGACGAGGATGGCGTCGTCGTAGAAGAGCTCGTAGAAGTCGCCGATGCGGGCGAAGACGAGGCAGTCCGGGTGTTGCTGCTTGGCGGCGAAGATCTGCCGCATGGCCGGGGTCAGCCCCGCGATATCCGTCCCGGGAAAGCCGCCGATGAGGGCCGCCTCCGCTATCACCGCCGATGTCGTCTCGTCCGCCACGTGAAAGGCCAGAATACCGCACCGGGCAGAGGAGATCCCGGGCCGTAAAGCCGCAGCGGCTATACTGGAAGTTCCGTGCCTGGAGCATCCGCGTCACGTTCCGCCATTCCGGCACACTATCTCTCATGTCTCTGATCTGGCTTCGAGTCGCGGTGATCTTGTACGGCATAGCATCGCTCGCGGTGCTACCGGCTGCGCTCTACGACCGGCCACGCTGGAGGCATGTCGCGGTTCCGGCCACCGTGGCGGCGATCCTGTTCCACTTCGTCAGCTTCGCCGAGATGCTGAACGCCGCGCACCACATGCTTCCGGTGGATACTCACGAGACCCAGGCCCTACTCGCCCTCCTCCTCGCCCTGGCGTTTCTTTTGGTGTACTGGCGATACAAGACGGTCTCTCTCGGCGTCTTTGTCTTGCCGATCGTCGTGCTTCTCACGCTGGTTCCGGCGTTTCGTCCAAGCCAGGAGACGCTTCTTCTCGCGCATTCCAATTGGATCCTCCTGCACGTCGCCTTGCTGCTCGCCGGGTATGCGGCCCTCATTCTCTCGCTTCTCGCCTCTCTGCTCTACCTGATCCAGGAACGGCGGTTGAAGTCGAAGTCCACGGCTCCGAGTTGGCTTAGGCTTCCGCCGCTCGATACCATCGATCAGATAGCCCTGAAAACGCTTCTCTTCGGTCTGCCATGCATGACGGCCGGCCTGTTGATCGGATCGTGGGTGGCTGCGGTCACGGTGGGGCCGGCGTTCTTTCTCGATTACAAAGTGCTTCTTTCCTTCGCCATGTGGATCGCCTACGTCGGCATGATCCACATCCGGCGCATGTCCGGGCTCCGCGGACGCCGCGCGGTCTATCTCTCCTCCTTCGTATTCTTCGTCGTCGTCACGGTGTGGGCGGCGAACCAGTTCTCAGCCGTACACAGGTTTACAACGCCATGAGCCAACAGAATCTTGTCCTCCTCGGCGTGAACCACAACACGGCCCCCATCGAGGTCCGCGAACGCCTCGCCATTCCCGCAGGACGACTCGCCGACGCGACACGGACCCTTCTGCATCAGCCGGGTATCCGCGAGGGCCTCATCCTTTCGACCTGCAACCGCGTCGAGCTGGTGACGCTGCAGGAGAATGAAGCCTCGCACAAGGCCGATTTGCTGCGCTTCCTTGACGAGTACTTTTCCGTCCCCGCTGCGACCATTCAGCCGCATCTCTACGAGTTTCGCGAGCGGGAAGCGGTCCGCCATCTCTTCCGCGTCGCTAGTTCGCTTGATTCCATGGTCGTCGGAGAGCCGCAGATCCTTGGGCAGGTCAAGGAGTCGTACACGGTCGCCCGCGAAGTGGGAGCCGTCTCCGGAACGCTGGATGGACTGCTGCAGCGCGCCTTCACCGTCGCAAAGCGCGTCCGCACCGAGACTCAGATTGGCTCCTCCTCCGTTTCAATCGCCTCGGTGGCCGTCGATCTCGCTCGCAAGATCTTCGGATCTTTATCCGGAAAAACAATCCTGCTCGTGGGCGCAGGGAAGATGTCCGAACTCGCCGCCCGCCACCTCATCCAGCAGGGCGCCGCTTCGATCCTGGTTTCCAACCGGACCCCGGAGCGCGCCGAAAAGATCGCCGCAACGATCGCGGCTTCCATCACGGACAGGCACTGCGATACCGAAGTCCTGCCCTTTGAGGCGCTCTACACGCAGGCCCACCGAGCCGATATCGTCATCACCTC
It encodes:
- the hemA gene encoding glutamyl-tRNA reductase, whose product is MSQQNLVLLGVNHNTAPIEVRERLAIPAGRLADATRTLLHQPGIREGLILSTCNRVELVTLQENEASHKADLLRFLDEYFSVPAATIQPHLYEFREREAVRHLFRVASSLDSMVVGEPQILGQVKESYTVAREVGAVSGTLDGLLQRAFTVAKRVRTETQIGSSSVSIASVAVDLARKIFGSLSGKTILLVGAGKMSELAARHLIQQGAASILVSNRTPERAEKIAATIAASITDRHCDTEVLPFEALYTQAHRADIVITSTGSPDKIFTRAHGRAFLDRRRNRPMFFIDIAVPRDVDPEMNKVEGCFVYDIDDLQQTASANLADRSREAAAAETIVSGEVERYQKRLLTLDAVPAIKALQQSAETIRQNEILRAQSKLAGLSPDQREAVEALTRALTAKLLHPQLTALRQGVPGRERPEE
- the ccsA gene encoding cytochrome c biogenesis protein CcsA; amino-acid sequence: MILYGIASLAVLPAALYDRPRWRHVAVPATVAAILFHFVSFAEMLNAAHHMLPVDTHETQALLALLLALAFLLVYWRYKTVSLGVFVLPIVVLLTLVPAFRPSQETLLLAHSNWILLHVALLLAGYAALILSLLASLLYLIQERRLKSKSTAPSWLRLPPLDTIDQIALKTLLFGLPCMTAGLLIGSWVAAVTVGPAFFLDYKVLLSFAMWIAYVGMIHIRRMSGLRGRRAVYLSSFVFFVVVTVWAANQFSAVHRFTTP